The following proteins are co-located in the Cupriavidus pauculus genome:
- the trpS gene encoding tryptophan--tRNA ligase — translation MTEPTKTDPRPVILTGDRPTGPLHLGHYVGSLKSRVALQETHRQYVLLADTQAMTDNAHDPDKVRRNVLEVALDYLAVGIDPAKTTITVQSHLPALAELTLMYLNFVTVSRLERNPTIKEEIQARGFGRDIPAGFLCYPASQAADITGFKAVLVPVGEDQAPLIEQTNEIVRRINHQVGRDVLPEAAALIPKHGRLPGVDGKAKMSKSQGNAIPLGASPDQIREAVHKMYTDPNHLKVSDPGQVEGNVVFTYLDAFDPNVEEVQALKDHYQRGGLGDMVLKRRVEGILQEMLRPIRERREALAKDPGYVFDILRKGTEVSRELTQQTLDEVRGALGMFSFPR, via the coding sequence ATGACCGAACCGACCAAGACCGACCCGCGTCCCGTCATCCTGACCGGCGACCGCCCGACCGGCCCGCTGCACCTGGGCCACTACGTGGGCTCCCTAAAGAGCCGCGTGGCCCTGCAGGAAACGCATCGCCAGTACGTGCTGCTGGCCGACACGCAGGCGATGACCGACAACGCCCACGATCCGGACAAGGTGCGCCGCAACGTGCTGGAAGTGGCGCTGGACTACCTGGCCGTCGGCATCGACCCGGCCAAGACCACGATCACGGTGCAGTCGCACCTGCCGGCGCTGGCCGAGCTGACGCTGATGTACCTGAACTTCGTCACGGTGTCGCGCCTGGAGCGCAACCCGACGATCAAGGAAGAGATCCAGGCGCGCGGCTTTGGCCGTGACATCCCGGCCGGCTTCCTGTGCTACCCGGCGTCGCAGGCCGCCGACATCACCGGCTTCAAGGCCGTGCTGGTGCCGGTGGGCGAGGACCAGGCGCCGCTGATCGAGCAGACCAACGAGATCGTGCGCCGCATCAACCACCAGGTGGGCCGCGACGTGCTGCCCGAGGCCGCCGCGCTGATTCCCAAGCACGGCCGCCTGCCGGGCGTCGATGGCAAGGCGAAGATGAGCAAGTCGCAGGGCAACGCCATCCCGCTGGGGGCGTCGCCGGACCAGATCCGCGAGGCCGTGCACAAGATGTACACCGACCCGAACCACCTGAAAGTGTCGGACCCCGGCCAGGTGGAGGGCAACGTCGTGTTCACGTACCTGGATGCGTTCGATCCCAACGTCGAGGAAGTGCAGGCGCTCAAGGATCACTACCAGCGCGGCGGCCTGGGCGACATGGTGCTCAAGCGCCGGGTGGAAGGCATCCTGCAGGAAATGCTGCGCCCGATCCGCGAGCGCCGCGAGGCGCTGGCGAAGGACCCGGGCTACGTGTTCGACATCCTGCGCAAGGGTACCGAGGTCAGCCGCGAACTGACCCAGCAGACGCTGGACGAAGTGCGTGGCGCGCTGGGCATGTTCTCGTTCCCGCGCTAA
- the gloA gene encoding lactoylglutathione lyase, translated as MRLLHTMLRVGDYQRSIDFYTRVLGMQLLRESDNPEYKYRLAFVGYGPESETAVLELTYNYGVDQYDLGTAYGHIALETPNAAEACERIRAAGGKVTREAGPVKGGTTVIAFVEDPDGYKIELIERNSTRDAARP; from the coding sequence ATGCGACTCCTTCACACCATGCTGCGCGTTGGCGACTACCAGCGCTCGATCGACTTCTACACGCGCGTGCTGGGCATGCAGCTGCTGCGCGAGAGCGACAATCCCGAGTACAAGTACCGCCTGGCCTTTGTCGGCTACGGCCCCGAGAGCGAGACCGCGGTGCTGGAGCTGACCTACAACTACGGCGTGGATCAGTACGACCTGGGCACGGCCTACGGCCATATTGCGCTGGAGACCCCGAACGCCGCCGAGGCGTGCGAGCGTATCCGCGCCGCCGGCGGCAAGGTCACGCGCGAGGCCGGCCCGGTCAAGGGCGGCACCACCGTGATCGCGTTTGTGGAAGACCCGGACGGCTACAAGATCGAGCTGATCGAGCGCAATTCCACGCGCGACGCGGCGCGCCCGTAA
- the rsmA gene encoding 16S rRNA (adenine(1518)-N(6)/adenine(1519)-N(6))-dimethyltransferase RsmA — protein sequence MRSNVHQGHVARKRFGQNFLVDDGIIYGIVNAIDPQPDDVVVEIGPGLGALTNPLLERLPAMQVVELDRDLVERLRNRYTDRLTVHAGDALAFDFGQLKQAGRALRIVGNLPYNISSPLLFHLMDFADVVRDQHFMLQKEVVERMVAEPGSKVFGRLSIMLQVRYHMEHVLDVPPASFNPPPKVDSAVVRMIPWPRGEDGALQSPYPACDPEVLGDVVTAAFSQRRKVLRNTLSFLRDQVDFDALGFDLGRRAEEVPVAEYVELARIVGKGAAPPARGVA from the coding sequence ATGCGTTCAAACGTGCACCAGGGCCATGTGGCCCGCAAACGATTCGGGCAGAACTTCCTGGTCGACGACGGCATCATCTACGGCATCGTCAACGCGATCGACCCGCAGCCGGACGACGTCGTCGTCGAGATCGGCCCGGGCCTGGGCGCGCTGACCAACCCGCTGCTCGAACGCCTGCCCGCCATGCAGGTGGTGGAACTCGACCGCGACCTCGTCGAGCGCCTGCGCAACCGCTACACCGACCGCCTGACCGTCCATGCCGGCGACGCGCTGGCATTCGATTTCGGGCAGCTCAAGCAGGCCGGCCGCGCGCTGCGCATCGTCGGCAACCTGCCGTACAACATCTCCAGCCCGCTGCTGTTCCACCTGATGGATTTTGCCGATGTGGTGCGCGACCAGCACTTCATGCTGCAGAAGGAGGTGGTCGAGCGCATGGTGGCCGAGCCCGGCAGCAAGGTGTTTGGCCGGCTGTCGATCATGCTGCAGGTGCGCTACCACATGGAACACGTGCTCGACGTGCCGCCCGCGTCGTTCAACCCGCCGCCCAAGGTCGATTCGGCCGTGGTGCGCATGATCCCGTGGCCGCGCGGCGAGGACGGCGCGCTGCAATCGCCGTACCCGGCCTGCGACCCCGAAGTGCTTGGCGACGTGGTGACGGCGGCGTTCTCGCAGCGCCGCAAGGTGCTGCGCAACACGCTGTCGTTCCTGCGTGACCAGGTCGACTTCGACGCGCTCGGCTTCGACCTGGGCCGCCGCGCCGAGGAAGTGCCGGTGGCCGAGTACGTCGAGCTGGCGCGCATCGTCGGCAAGGGCGCGGCGCCGCCCGCCCGCGGCGTGGCCTGA
- a CDS encoding DMT family transporter: MGTQTITRRPLDSTAIGLMVLLCAAWGLQQVVIKVTAPLMGAVLQAGVRSAIAALLVFAFAAWRGTPLWERDGTLRAGIGAGLLFGAEFFCIFVGLGHTTASRMAVFLYTAPIFTALGLHLFVAGEHLQRAQWAGVVLAFVGMVLAFADGIVSPSAQGGTLFGDALGVLAGALWAATTILVRGSKLSHAPASKTLLYQLAVSAVLLLAMALAAGQVHRVEVTGFVVASLFYQSVLIAFASYLIWFWLLRQYLASRLSVFSFLTPLFGVAFGVLLMHDQVALRFAVAAVLVLAGIVLVNRRG, encoded by the coding sequence ATGGGTACACAAACGATAACAAGGCGCCCGCTGGACAGCACGGCCATCGGCCTGATGGTGCTGCTGTGCGCCGCATGGGGACTCCAGCAGGTGGTGATCAAGGTCACCGCCCCCTTGATGGGCGCCGTGCTGCAGGCCGGCGTCCGCTCCGCCATCGCCGCGCTGCTGGTCTTTGCGTTTGCCGCCTGGCGCGGCACCCCGCTCTGGGAACGCGACGGCACGCTGCGCGCGGGCATCGGCGCCGGGCTGCTGTTCGGCGCCGAGTTCTTCTGCATCTTCGTCGGGCTGGGACACACCACCGCGTCGCGCATGGCGGTGTTCCTGTACACCGCGCCGATCTTCACGGCGCTGGGCCTGCACCTGTTCGTCGCCGGCGAGCACCTGCAGCGCGCCCAGTGGGCCGGCGTGGTGCTGGCCTTCGTCGGCATGGTGCTGGCATTTGCCGATGGCATCGTCTCGCCGTCGGCGCAGGGCGGCACGCTGTTCGGCGACGCGCTGGGCGTGCTGGCCGGCGCGCTCTGGGCCGCCACGACGATCCTCGTGCGCGGCAGCAAGCTGTCCCACGCGCCGGCCAGCAAGACGCTGCTGTACCAGCTGGCGGTGTCGGCGGTGCTGCTGCTGGCGATGGCGCTGGCGGCCGGACAGGTCCACCGCGTGGAAGTCACCGGCTTCGTGGTGGCCAGCCTGTTCTACCAGTCGGTGCTGATCGCCTTTGCCAGCTACCTGATCTGGTTCTGGCTGCTGCGCCAGTACCTGGCGTCGCGGCTGTCGGTCTTCTCGTTCCTGACGCCGCTGTTCGGCGTGGCATTCGGCGTGCTGCTGATGCACGACCAGGTCGCCCTGCGCTTCGCCGTGGCGGCGGTGCTGGTGCTGGCGGGAATCGTGCTGGTGAACCGGCGGGGCTGA